In Prosthecochloris sp. GSB1, the following proteins share a genomic window:
- the recN gene encoding DNA repair protein RecN: MLTQLYIKNFALIEELSIAFAPGLTIITGETGAGKSILIGALGQVLGARASADFVRSGSKKAVIEATLVPERPEVILPLLAEAGIDPAEELILRREIPVNGQSRCFINDSPCTLQVLKQAGDLLIDLHGQHEHQMLLHPEMHVSLLDDYAGLAPLLTSYREVRAELNATRKKLSRLRADADRIRDKRSMLEYRLEELTSLDLREGEAGEIENEIVLLENAETLHTLSSGLSKLLYDDETSAFVQLSEAVHRFDRLAEIDGTFSVLLEEIRNAAGIVEELSRSVRGYSENIEFNPERLEELRERQHLLQRTAKKHGRSVEGLVELRNDIADELAAEENLPERTEELEQLSATLRQQLSELAESLSSDRKHAAAELEESVVSELAVLGIPDCIFRVLLTKEASLEGDILLDGACFNAFDNGCDRVEFLISTNPGEEPRPLAKIASGGEISRVMLAMKSVLARSARLPILIFDEIDTGISGAIASAVGKSLKRLSATHQILSITHLPQIAAMADRHLCVEKAVRGDRTTSSVRQLDEGEHIEAVASLFSGRERSESSLQVAAELVEQAKAL; encoded by the coding sequence ATGCTGACCCAGCTCTACATAAAAAACTTTGCCCTCATCGAGGAGCTGTCGATAGCATTCGCGCCAGGACTGACCATCATCACAGGCGAAACCGGTGCAGGAAAATCCATTCTCATCGGAGCGCTCGGCCAAGTGCTCGGCGCGAGAGCAAGCGCCGATTTCGTTCGTTCCGGCAGCAAGAAAGCCGTGATCGAGGCCACGCTCGTCCCCGAAAGACCAGAAGTTATCCTGCCGCTGCTCGCGGAAGCGGGGATAGACCCTGCGGAGGAGCTCATCCTCAGGAGAGAGATCCCGGTGAATGGGCAGTCTCGCTGCTTCATCAACGACTCCCCCTGCACCCTCCAGGTGCTGAAGCAGGCGGGCGACCTGCTTATCGACCTCCACGGCCAGCATGAACACCAGATGCTGCTCCATCCCGAGATGCATGTCTCGCTGCTCGACGATTACGCGGGGCTCGCACCGCTGCTGACATCATACAGGGAGGTCAGGGCCGAGCTGAACGCCACGCGGAAAAAGCTTTCGCGGCTGCGGGCCGATGCGGATCGTATCCGGGACAAGAGATCGATGCTCGAATACCGGCTCGAAGAGCTCACGTCGCTCGACCTGAGGGAAGGGGAAGCCGGCGAGATAGAGAACGAGATCGTGCTGCTCGAAAACGCCGAAACGCTCCATACCCTGAGTTCCGGACTCAGCAAACTGCTTTACGACGATGAGACGTCCGCGTTCGTCCAGCTCTCGGAAGCCGTTCACCGGTTCGACCGGCTTGCCGAGATCGACGGAACATTTTCGGTCCTGCTCGAGGAGATACGCAACGCGGCCGGCATCGTCGAGGAACTCAGCCGCTCTGTCAGGGGCTACTCTGAGAACATCGAGTTCAATCCGGAAAGGCTCGAAGAGCTACGTGAACGGCAGCACCTGCTGCAGCGTACCGCGAAAAAGCACGGACGAAGCGTCGAAGGACTCGTGGAACTCAGGAACGACATCGCCGACGAACTCGCGGCGGAGGAAAATCTGCCTGAACGGACGGAGGAACTCGAACAGCTCTCCGCCACGCTCAGGCAACAGCTTTCGGAACTTGCAGAAAGCCTTTCATCGGACCGGAAGCACGCGGCCGCGGAACTTGAAGAATCGGTCGTCAGCGAACTCGCCGTTCTCGGCATACCCGACTGCATCTTCAGGGTGCTCCTGACGAAGGAAGCTTCACTGGAAGGGGATATCCTCCTTGACGGCGCTTGTTTCAACGCGTTTGACAACGGCTGCGACCGCGTCGAATTCCTCATATCGACGAACCCCGGGGAAGAACCCAGGCCACTGGCGAAAATAGCCTCGGGCGGCGAGATATCGAGGGTCATGCTCGCCATGAAAAGCGTGCTCGCCAGAAGCGCTCGCCTGCCCATCCTGATTTTCGACGAAATCGACACAGGCATCAGCGGAGCTATCGCCTCCGCCGTCGGAAAAAGCCTCAAGCGGCTCTCGGCAACGCACCAGATCCTGTCGATCACGCATCTGCCGCAGATCGCAGCCATGGCCGACAGGCATCTGTGCGTCGAAAAAGCCGTCCGCGGCGATCGTACGACGAGCAGCGTTCGGCAGCTTGACGAAGGTGAACATATCGAGGCCGTCGCCTCGCTTTTCAGCGGCAGGGAGCGTTCAGAATCGTCGTTGCAGGTTGCGGCCGAACTGGTCGAACAGGCAAAAGCCCTGTAA
- the dapA gene encoding 4-hydroxy-tetrahydrodipicolinate synthase: protein MSKRVISGSAVALVTPFRQDMSLDREALRKLVRLHIAAGTDIVIPCGTTGESPTLLPEEQTEIIEIVREESGSKILVAAGAGTNSTTKAVELAKSAEKAGAEAILSVAPYYNKPSQEGFYQHYRHIAEAIGIPVIVYNVPGRTGCNINAETILRLAQDFENIAAVKEASDNMGQIMELLASRPDGFSVLTGEDPLILPFMALGGDGVISVAANQVPGEIKKLVTLVQEGELEEARRVNNRLRRLFRLNFLESNPVPVKYSLSLMGLVEEVYRLPLVPMQEESKAVLRKELQTLGLID from the coding sequence ATGTCAAAAAGAGTTATTTCCGGCTCGGCCGTCGCCTTGGTAACGCCCTTTCGTCAGGATATGAGCCTGGACAGGGAAGCGCTCAGAAAGCTGGTGCGACTGCATATCGCGGCGGGCACCGATATCGTGATCCCCTGCGGTACGACCGGCGAATCACCGACCCTGCTTCCCGAAGAACAGACCGAAATCATTGAAATCGTCAGGGAAGAATCCGGCAGCAAGATTCTCGTGGCGGCCGGCGCCGGCACGAATTCCACGACCAAGGCGGTCGAACTCGCGAAAAGCGCCGAAAAAGCCGGCGCGGAAGCGATCCTGTCGGTCGCGCCTTACTACAACAAACCTTCCCAGGAAGGATTTTACCAGCACTACCGGCATATCGCCGAAGCCATCGGCATTCCGGTCATCGTCTACAACGTCCCGGGCAGGACCGGCTGTAACATCAACGCCGAAACCATCCTGAGGCTGGCGCAGGATTTCGAAAACATCGCGGCCGTCAAGGAAGCGTCCGACAACATGGGGCAGATCATGGAGTTGCTCGCATCTCGCCCCGACGGGTTTTCAGTGCTGACGGGCGAAGACCCGCTGATTCTGCCGTTCATGGCGCTCGGCGGCGACGGAGTCATTTCGGTAGCGGCGAACCAGGTACCCGGCGAGATAAAAAAGCTGGTGACGCTGGTACAGGAAGGAGAACTCGAAGAAGCGAGGAGAGTCAACAACAGGCTACGCCGTCTCTTCAGGCTCAATTTCCTCGAAAGCAATCCCGTACCGGTCAAGTACAGCCTGTCGCTGATGGGCCTGGTGGAGGAAGTATACCGCCTGCCGCTCGTTCCCATGCAGGAAGAAAGCAAGGCGGTGCTCAGGAAGGAACTGCAAACCCTGGGGCTTATCGACTGA
- the gcvPA gene encoding aminomethyl-transferring glycine dehydrogenase subunit GcvPA, with product MPFIANTDRDREEMLQAIGAASFDDLLSDIPDELKLKGPLDLPAALAEPAVQEFMRQLAGSNVSTAGCVSYLGGGAYDHYLPPAVKTVASRSEFYTAYTPYQAEVSQGTLQAVYEYQSMICRLYGMDVANASLYDGATALAEAVAMAMAVTGRRKVLVAGRMHPWSLDVLKTFIEAGGDREIVQHGLCDGVCDVASLDAAVTEEIAAVIVQQPNFYGCIEDASAIGDTAHRHGALFIVSADPVSLALLEAPGNYGADIAVGEGQPLGSSLNFGGPYLGIFAVDRKHVRKIPGRLVGMTKDRDGQDGFILTLQTREQHIRREKATSNICTNQALNALQAVVYLSLLGKQGLREVAEHSLQKAHYLAEKIAAVPGYSLRYGQPFFREFVVDTPVAASEIVSELMKEGIFAGYDLSNVGEEGLLIAVTEKRTREQLDDFVGKLGAFSR from the coding sequence ATGCCTTTTATTGCAAATACCGACCGCGATCGCGAAGAGATGCTTCAGGCGATCGGAGCGGCTTCTTTTGACGATCTTCTTTCGGATATTCCCGATGAGCTCAAACTGAAGGGCCCGCTGGACCTTCCGGCGGCTCTCGCCGAACCGGCAGTTCAGGAATTCATGAGGCAGCTTGCCGGCTCGAATGTTTCCACGGCCGGCTGCGTCAGCTATCTCGGCGGGGGCGCGTACGACCATTACCTGCCGCCCGCGGTGAAGACCGTGGCGTCGCGAAGCGAGTTCTATACGGCCTACACACCCTACCAGGCAGAGGTTTCTCAAGGGACCCTGCAGGCTGTCTACGAGTATCAGAGCATGATCTGCCGTCTTTACGGCATGGATGTCGCGAACGCTTCGCTCTACGACGGCGCGACAGCCCTTGCTGAAGCCGTGGCGATGGCCATGGCAGTCACCGGACGCAGGAAGGTCCTTGTCGCGGGCAGGATGCACCCCTGGTCTCTCGATGTGCTCAAAACCTTCATCGAAGCCGGTGGAGACCGCGAAATCGTGCAGCACGGGCTTTGTGACGGGGTATGCGATGTCGCTTCACTCGATGCGGCGGTGACCGAAGAGATCGCGGCCGTGATCGTCCAGCAGCCCAATTTCTACGGTTGCATCGAGGATGCCTCGGCTATCGGCGATACAGCGCATCGCCACGGCGCGTTGTTCATCGTTTCCGCCGACCCCGTTTCTCTCGCCCTGCTCGAAGCGCCCGGGAATTATGGCGCGGACATCGCCGTCGGTGAGGGACAGCCGCTCGGCAGTTCCCTCAATTTCGGCGGGCCCTATCTGGGGATTTTCGCGGTCGACCGGAAGCATGTGAGAAAAATTCCCGGCAGGCTCGTCGGTATGACGAAAGACCGGGACGGCCAGGACGGGTTCATTCTGACCTTGCAGACAAGGGAACAGCACATCCGTCGTGAAAAGGCGACCTCGAACATCTGCACCAACCAGGCGCTCAACGCCCTGCAGGCCGTCGTCTACCTTTCGCTGCTCGGCAAGCAGGGGCTCCGTGAAGTCGCGGAGCATTCACTGCAGAAGGCGCACTATCTGGCGGAGAAGATCGCCGCTGTTCCCGGCTATTCGCTCAGGTACGGCCAGCCGTTCTTCCGCGAGTTCGTCGTCGACACGCCCGTCGCGGCGTCCGAAATCGTTTCGGAACTGATGAAAGAAGGAATTTTCGCCGGCTACGATCTTTCGAATGTCGGCGAGGAAGGGCTGCTCATCGCCGTGACGGAGAAGCGGACACGCGAGCAGCTTGATGATTTCGTCGGGAAACTCGGGGCTTTCAGTCGATAA
- the gcvH gene encoding glycine cleavage system protein GcvH translates to MNVPEDLRYTKDHEWVKVLEDGTARVGITDFAQSELGDIVFVETRQAGTALKQHDTFGTVEAVKTVADLFAPVAGEILAVNEALDAAEVVNQDPYGEGWMISMKVTEPEQLNSLMSAAEYKEIIGE, encoded by the coding sequence ATGAATGTTCCTGAAGATCTTCGCTATACCAAAGACCACGAATGGGTTAAAGTCCTCGAGGACGGCACCGCGCGCGTGGGGATCACCGATTTCGCCCAGTCGGAACTCGGCGATATAGTATTCGTGGAAACCCGTCAGGCGGGAACCGCACTGAAACAGCACGACACGTTCGGAACCGTCGAGGCGGTCAAAACCGTGGCGGATCTTTTCGCTCCCGTGGCCGGTGAAATTCTTGCGGTGAACGAGGCGCTCGATGCGGCTGAAGTCGTTAACCAGGACCCCTACGGAGAGGGATGGATGATTTCGATGAAGGTCACGGAGCCCGAGCAGCTCAATTCGCTCATGAGCGCAGCCGAGTACAAAGAGATCATCGGGGAGTAA
- a CDS encoding lamin tail domain-containing protein — protein sequence MRLFFALLAVTLFLSSCTINNDKISINGTSTNFEGRSLPTINEIMFEPIQHAGDEIPDQPDFVEIYNPGNETVDLRGWHIQDCPDTNGRRYSYYFAVDAGADNLLAPGQYAVVVPEEGPERAASRLVEFYDYLAGDLSVRVFIVERKTFSFNNDADCVTLKDAEGAVIDSVSYDISWHNPYLKSTNGRSIEKFNDQLASSARSSWSSSSDMEYGATPGRRNSIYLSADDLNRPPSLTASPSSFSPDMDGGGETTRIAWELPAGAYRIELSVYDSEGRAVRTLAAGLPAGPAGAMEWNGLDDNEKPALSGIYLVRLSVSGNAFDGTGELEETVVLAR from the coding sequence ATGCGTCTTTTTTTTGCGCTCCTTGCCGTTACGCTATTTTTATCATCATGCACAATAAATAACGATAAAATATCTATTAATGGCACTTCTACAAATTTCGAAGGCCGCTCGCTCCCGACGATCAACGAGATCATGTTCGAGCCCATCCAGCATGCCGGCGACGAAATCCCCGACCAGCCGGACTTCGTAGAAATCTACAATCCCGGCAATGAAACCGTGGATCTGAGGGGCTGGCATATACAGGACTGTCCGGATACGAACGGAAGACGCTACTCCTATTATTTCGCCGTTGACGCGGGAGCGGACAACCTTCTGGCTCCCGGCCAGTACGCGGTGGTCGTACCGGAAGAAGGTCCGGAACGCGCCGCGTCGAGGCTCGTCGAGTTCTATGATTATCTGGCCGGAGACCTGTCGGTCAGGGTTTTCATCGTCGAGAGAAAAACCTTCTCCTTCAACAACGACGCCGACTGCGTAACGCTGAAAGACGCCGAGGGCGCCGTCATCGATTCGGTATCCTACGATATTTCGTGGCACAACCCTTATCTGAAAAGCACAAATGGGCGCTCGATCGAGAAATTCAACGATCAGCTCGCCTCTTCGGCGCGTTCGAGCTGGTCGAGTTCGTCGGACATGGAATACGGTGCGACTCCCGGAAGGCGCAACAGCATCTACCTTTCCGCCGACGACCTGAACCGCCCGCCATCGCTCACTGCAAGTCCGTCCAGCTTCTCGCCCGATATGGACGGCGGCGGTGAAACGACCCGGATCGCCTGGGAGCTTCCCGCCGGGGCATACCGGATCGAGCTCTCGGTATACGATTCCGAAGGCCGCGCCGTGCGAACCCTGGCCGCCGGGCTGCCTGCAGGACCGGCGGGAGCCATGGAATGGAACGGACTCGACGACAACGAAAAGCCTGCTCTTTCAGGCATCTATCTCGTCAGGCTCTCCGTGTCCGGTAACGCCTTCGATGGAACGGGAGAACTGGAAGAAACTGTCGTGCTCGCACGCTGA
- the nifJ gene encoding pyruvate:ferredoxin (flavodoxin) oxidoreductase translates to MSRTFKTLEGNEALAHVAYRTNEVISIYPITPASNMGEYSDAWAAEGIPNVWGSVPLVDEMQSEAGAAAAVHGAVQTGALTTTFTASQGLLLMIPTMYKIAGELTPCTIHVSARALACQALSIFGDHGDVMSVRGTGFALLSSCSGQEVMDLALIAEAASLESRVPFLHFFDGFRTSHEITKIEVLSNEDIRSMMDDDLIIAHRERRMSPDAPIIRGTSQNPDVYFQGRETVNTFYKACPDIVEKYMDRFAKMTGREYRLYQYYGAPDAERVVVMMGSGAETALETVEYLNRQEEKVGLIKIRLYRPFDVKRFIEALPASVKKIAVLDRMKEPGSAGEPLYLDVVNAIHEGMEKEHPEVVGGRYGLSSKEFTPSMVKAVLENLADAEPKNHFTVGINDDVTNSSLEYDHDFNIEPDEVFRAMFYGLGSDGTVGANKNSIKIIGENTDNYAQGYFVYDSKKAGSITVSHLRFGPKPIGSTYKISTANFIGCHHWIFLESIDLVKNLAAGGTLLVNSHYSADEVWDKLPKHVQQLLIEKKARLYTIDAYKVAEASNMGQRINTIMQACFFAISGVLPREEALEKIKQSIRDTYGRKGDDIVNQNIRAVENSISNLHEVAIGSIADSKKGMRSPISGEAPEFVCNTLAKIISGEGDDVPVSQMPADGTFPVGTSKFEKRNLAEKVPVWEPEICIQCGKCALMCPHGVIRCKAYDPKYLSNAPSTFKNIDAKGKNWNGLKYTIQVAVEDCTGCEICAHICPARDKENPERHALNMSLQAPLREQEIDNWNYFLNIPEFDRSKINPRLIKEQQLQQPLFEFSGACAGCGETPYVKLMTQLFGDRLVLGNATGCSSIYGGNLPTTPFCTNQAGLGPTWSNSLFEDTAEFAMGFRISINKQQEYAGELLRTLSAEVGETLVKEILEATQSSEPEIFEQRERVRSLKEKLGSLNTPEAKNLLAVVDMLVKKSVWGIGGDGWAYDIGYSGVDHVTASGENVNLLVLDTEVYSNTGGQASKATPKAAVAKFAAAGRPLKKKDLGMISMTYGNAYVASIAMGARDEQTVKAFLEAEAYDGPSIIIAYSHCIAHGINMATGMDQQKAAVDSGHWLLYRYNPDRLKEGKNPLQLDSKKPKIPVEEFLNTENRFRMLKKSHPDLAKAFFEQIQHEVDARYADYEYLAARKYPND, encoded by the coding sequence ATGAGCCGGACATTTAAAACATTGGAGGGTAACGAAGCTCTTGCTCACGTTGCTTATCGTACAAACGAAGTCATATCCATATATCCGATCACACCGGCCTCCAACATGGGGGAATACTCGGATGCCTGGGCGGCCGAGGGAATCCCGAACGTTTGGGGAAGCGTCCCCCTCGTTGACGAAATGCAAAGTGAGGCCGGCGCCGCCGCGGCCGTTCACGGGGCTGTCCAGACCGGCGCCCTGACGACGACCTTCACGGCGTCACAGGGGCTGCTGCTGATGATTCCCACGATGTACAAGATCGCCGGTGAACTGACCCCCTGCACCATTCACGTGTCCGCTCGCGCTCTAGCCTGCCAGGCGCTCTCGATTTTCGGCGACCACGGCGACGTCATGTCCGTCAGGGGAACCGGTTTCGCCCTGCTTTCCTCCTGCTCCGGCCAGGAGGTCATGGATCTTGCGCTCATAGCCGAAGCCGCTTCGCTCGAATCGCGCGTTCCCTTCCTGCACTTCTTCGACGGTTTCAGGACATCCCATGAAATCACGAAAATCGAGGTTCTTTCGAACGAAGACATCAGGAGCATGATGGACGACGATCTCATCATCGCTCACCGTGAGCGCCGCATGTCGCCTGATGCGCCTATCATCCGGGGTACATCGCAAAATCCCGACGTCTACTTCCAGGGCCGCGAAACCGTCAACACCTTCTACAAAGCCTGCCCGGACATCGTCGAAAAATACATGGACCGGTTCGCGAAAATGACCGGGCGCGAATACAGGCTCTACCAGTACTACGGCGCCCCCGATGCGGAACGCGTCGTGGTGATGATGGGTTCCGGCGCTGAAACCGCGCTCGAGACTGTCGAATACCTCAACCGTCAGGAAGAAAAGGTCGGCCTCATCAAGATCAGGCTCTACCGTCCCTTCGACGTGAAGCGCTTCATCGAGGCTCTTCCGGCAAGCGTAAAGAAGATCGCCGTGCTCGACCGCATGAAGGAACCCGGCAGCGCCGGTGAACCGCTCTATCTCGACGTGGTCAACGCGATACACGAAGGCATGGAAAAGGAACATCCGGAAGTCGTCGGAGGCCGTTACGGGCTCTCTTCGAAAGAGTTCACGCCGTCGATGGTCAAGGCGGTACTGGAGAACCTGGCCGACGCCGAGCCGAAAAACCATTTCACCGTCGGCATCAACGACGACGTCACCAACAGCAGTCTGGAATACGACCACGACTTCAACATCGAACCGGACGAAGTTTTCCGGGCCATGTTCTACGGTCTCGGCTCGGACGGCACTGTCGGCGCGAACAAGAACTCCATCAAGATCATCGGCGAGAACACCGACAACTACGCTCAGGGTTACTTCGTCTACGACTCCAAGAAAGCCGGCTCGATCACGGTTTCTCACCTGCGTTTCGGACCGAAACCGATCGGTTCGACGTACAAGATTTCGACAGCAAACTTCATCGGATGCCACCACTGGATCTTCCTCGAGTCGATCGACCTCGTGAAAAACCTCGCGGCAGGCGGCACGCTGCTCGTGAATTCGCATTACTCCGCCGACGAAGTATGGGACAAGCTGCCAAAACACGTTCAGCAACTCCTGATCGAGAAAAAAGCCAGGCTCTACACCATCGACGCATACAAGGTCGCGGAAGCGAGCAACATGGGCCAGCGCATCAACACGATCATGCAGGCCTGTTTCTTCGCGATCTCCGGCGTACTGCCGCGAGAGGAAGCCCTCGAAAAGATCAAACAGTCCATCCGCGACACCTACGGCAGGAAAGGAGACGATATCGTCAACCAGAACATCCGGGCCGTCGAGAATTCCATATCGAACCTCCACGAAGTCGCCATCGGCTCAATCGCGGACAGCAAGAAAGGAATGCGCTCCCCGATTTCGGGTGAAGCGCCGGAGTTCGTCTGCAATACGCTGGCGAAAATCATTTCGGGAGAAGGCGACGATGTTCCGGTCAGCCAGATGCCCGCTGACGGAACGTTCCCGGTAGGAACATCCAAATTCGAGAAGCGCAACCTTGCCGAAAAAGTCCCCGTCTGGGAACCCGAAATCTGCATCCAGTGCGGCAAATGCGCGCTGATGTGCCCGCACGGCGTGATCCGCTGCAAGGCATACGATCCGAAATATCTTTCGAACGCCCCGTCGACCTTCAAGAACATCGACGCGAAGGGCAAGAACTGGAACGGCCTGAAATACACCATCCAGGTAGCTGTCGAAGACTGCACCGGCTGCGAGATCTGTGCGCACATCTGCCCCGCGAGGGACAAGGAAAATCCGGAACGCCATGCGCTCAACATGAGCCTCCAGGCGCCTCTGCGCGAACAGGAGATCGACAACTGGAACTACTTCCTCAACATTCCTGAATTCGACCGTTCGAAGATCAATCCGCGCCTCATCAAGGAACAACAGCTCCAGCAGCCGCTTTTCGAATTCTCCGGCGCGTGCGCGGGCTGCGGAGAGACGCCCTACGTCAAGCTCATGACGCAGCTTTTCGGCGACCGCCTCGTGCTCGGCAACGCCACTGGCTGCTCATCCATCTACGGCGGCAATCTTCCCACCACGCCGTTCTGCACCAACCAGGCAGGGCTCGGCCCGACGTGGTCGAACTCCCTGTTCGAGGACACCGCCGAATTCGCGATGGGCTTCAGGATTTCGATCAACAAGCAGCAGGAATACGCCGGTGAATTACTCAGGACCCTGTCTGCGGAAGTCGGCGAGACGCTTGTCAAGGAAATTCTCGAAGCGACGCAGTCGTCCGAGCCGGAAATTTTCGAGCAGCGCGAGCGTGTCCGTTCATTGAAGGAAAAACTGGGCTCGCTGAACACTCCCGAAGCGAAGAATCTTCTGGCTGTTGTCGACATGCTCGTCAAGAAAAGCGTCTGGGGCATCGGCGGAGACGGCTGGGCGTATGATATCGGCTACAGCGGCGTCGACCACGTTACCGCCAGCGGCGAGAACGTCAATCTGCTCGTGCTCGACACCGAGGTGTATTCCAACACGGGCGGACAGGCGTCCAAGGCCACCCCGAAAGCGGCCGTGGCAAAATTCGCAGCTGCGGGACGTCCGCTGAAGAAAAAAGACCTCGGCATGATCTCCATGACCTACGGCAACGCTTATGTCGCAAGCATCGCAATGGGCGCCAGGGACGAACAGACGGTCAAGGCGTTCCTCGAAGCCGAGGCGTACGACGGACCCTCGATCATCATCGCCTATTCGCACTGCATCGCTCACGGCATCAACATGGCGACAGGCATGGACCAGCAGAAAGCCGCCGTAGATTCCGGTCACTGGCTCCTCTACCGCTACAATCCCGACAGGCTTAAAGAGGGCAAGAACCCGCTGCAGCTCGACTCTAAAAAGCCGAAAATCCCTGTCGAGGAATTCCTGAACACGGAAAACCGTTTTCGCATGCTCAAGAAGAGCCATCCTGACCTGGCAAAAGCGTTCTTCGAGCAGATCCAGCACGAAGTGGACGCCCGCTACGCGGATTATGAGTACCTCGCCGCGAGAAAGTATCCAAACGACTGA
- a CDS encoding Sec-independent protein translocase subunit TatA/TatB: protein MFGLGGQELVLILLIILLLFGAKKLPELAKGLGKGMKEFKKAQSEIEDEINRAVDDSPKKENGSLSDKS, encoded by the coding sequence ATGTTTGGTTTAGGCGGCCAGGAACTGGTGCTCATACTGCTCATCATACTCCTGCTTTTCGGTGCGAAAAAGCTTCCCGAACTTGCGAAAGGACTCGGCAAAGGCATGAAAGAGTTCAAGAAGGCCCAGTCTGAAATAGAAGACGAGATCAACAGGGCCGTCGACGACTCCCCGAAGAAAGAAAACGGGTCTTTGTCGGATAAAAGCTGA
- the rlmB gene encoding 23S rRNA (guanosine(2251)-2'-O)-methyltransferase RlmB, which translates to MDTIVYGRNAVLALLAASPEKVEKVYFQFNTAHPKLKEILIRAKQLRIPVGKARLEKLCEIAGTTKHQGVCALVTSKTYSPLEEVLDAPRNSNPLLVILPGLNDPHNIGAIIRTAEAVAADAVVLVEGKGSPLNAAVHKASAGALSHIRVSKVRNLARTLLFLREKGFQVVAADMEAEANYTAVDYTRPTALVMGSEGKGLPPEALKECGSFVRIPIAGCVESLNVSVSAGVLLYEAMRQRLG; encoded by the coding sequence ATGGATACCATCGTTTACGGCAGAAACGCCGTTCTTGCGCTGCTTGCGGCTTCACCCGAAAAGGTGGAGAAGGTGTATTTTCAGTTCAATACCGCCCACCCGAAACTCAAGGAAATCCTCATCAGAGCCAAGCAGCTCAGGATTCCCGTCGGCAAGGCCCGGCTTGAGAAATTGTGCGAAATAGCCGGAACGACAAAGCACCAGGGCGTTTGCGCGCTGGTAACATCGAAAACCTACAGCCCGCTCGAAGAGGTGCTCGACGCACCCAGGAACTCGAATCCCCTGCTTGTCATACTTCCCGGCCTGAACGATCCGCACAACATCGGCGCGATCATCCGCACGGCCGAGGCCGTCGCCGCCGATGCCGTCGTGCTCGTCGAGGGCAAGGGTTCGCCGTTGAACGCCGCGGTCCACAAGGCTTCGGCCGGCGCGCTCTCGCACATCAGGGTGAGCAAGGTGCGAAACCTCGCCCGGACGCTCCTTTTCTTGAGGGAAAAGGGATTTCAGGTCGTCGCGGCCGACATGGAGGCCGAGGCCAACTATACGGCGGTCGATTACACCAGGCCAACCGCACTCGTGATGGGAAGCGAGGGGAAAGGCCTGCCTCCCGAAGCCTTGAAGGAGTGCGGTTCGTTCGTCAGGATTCCGATAGCGGGATGCGTTGAATCGCTCAACGTGAGCGTTTCCGCAGGGGTGTTGCTGTACGAGGCGATGCGGCAGCGCCTGGGGTAG
- a CDS encoding phosphatidylserine decarboxylase, producing the protein MPSPYGHTTLVKIFALCTLLALGGLASPGAAKILFPALASGCMMFSLYFFRDPVRTIPETPSAVLAPADGKILTIRTVFHPFTGQSSTLLSIFMSPLDVHVNRIPFGGHVSHLRYHPGKNLMAFDQASTTDNERMEIGIEADGYRILFCQVAGFLARRIVCELKTGQSVRAGKRFGMIKFGSRVDVLLPENVAIAVSEGERTRAGETVIGHAKQGNACL; encoded by the coding sequence ATGCCATCACCATACGGCCATACAACGCTCGTTAAAATCTTCGCCCTCTGCACGCTGCTCGCCCTCGGCGGGCTCGCCTCGCCCGGAGCGGCGAAAATCCTGTTCCCCGCCCTCGCATCGGGATGCATGATGTTTTCCCTTTATTTCTTCCGGGACCCCGTACGCACGATTCCCGAAACGCCCTCGGCGGTTCTCGCTCCGGCTGACGGAAAGATACTCACGATAAGAACCGTATTCCATCCCTTCACCGGGCAGTCATCGACACTCCTCAGTATTTTCATGTCTCCTCTCGACGTGCATGTCAACCGGATACCCTTCGGCGGTCACGTCAGCCACCTGCGCTACCATCCCGGCAAAAACCTCATGGCATTCGATCAGGCGAGCACGACCGACAACGAAAGAATGGAAATCGGCATCGAAGCCGACGGTTACCGCATCCTCTTCTGCCAGGTTGCGGGATTTCTCGCGAGGCGGATCGTCTGCGAACTGAAAACAGGCCAGAGCGTCCGGGCGGGAAAACGGTTCGGGATGATCAAGTTCGGTTCGCGCGTCGACGTCCTGCTGCCGGAAAACGTCGCTATCGCCGTATCCGAAGGAGAACGCACCCGAGCGGGTGAAACCGTGATCGGGCACGCGAAGCAAGGAAACGCTTGCTTATAG